The DNA region ATCAAAGACTAAAACCTAGAGTTTCTCCACATCTTTTTCCTGGATCTCTAATAATAGGTAAAACACTATGGTATTTCAAAGAGAAATTGCTTCATaagaaattgcttttttttgtataggTCAAGACAAAAGCCACTATCAGAGAATATTAAATGCTTGGTACGGACACCCAAAACAAAGTTGGAGATTAATATACAGGGCGAGTAGTCACGGCTATTCTGCTTCTTCTTTTCATCGTCACTGTGACGGGATCGCCCCAGTATACGTTGTTGTTTTGGTAAATTTTACTACCAATAAGAAGTTCTCTTTTTAAGccaaaaatcgatattttaagGGGGCAAGAGGAGAAATATGTGGAGGATTTACCGATGCGGCATGGGCAAGACCGCCAGGCAAAAGCAGATACGTAGCCGCAGATCGGGCCTTCTTGTTTACTCTTTATAATCATCAAGAGTTGCCGCCCACACAGTTTCATTTAATGAAAAAACCGTTTGCTATTTGTTATCATCCAGAGTAAGTAGTTTGGTAATTCATTACATTTTGAAATGACAATTTGATAGGAGTCGAGTAGcatcttattttaaaggtctttctATTCTAATTCTATTTCTCAAGTTTAAAAGGTCTGCTGTTATTTTTCGCAATGTGACAGCTTGCGACAATCTTgcttttgaaaatcttgaagaGAAGCCGGCTCCGTTATATAAATAACTGATTTTAAATGACTGTAAAGGAAAATATCAAGAAGAGTAAGGTCCGGGGATCTGGCAGGCCATTCGATAGGTTCCTTCCGTCCACTCCAGCCTAAGGGACTTAAAAATCGTTGAACACGTGCTGCGTAATGGAAAGTGGAACTCGACCCTCATCCCCGTGTAACATTTTAGGGTTGACAGTATTTCCCGCGTAGGGGATTCATTTGTGGggttaaaaactttaaattaatttaattattaattcccTTGGTAGCAAAAATTAACGTATGCAAGCTGGTTACATTTTTGAATGGAAATATCTTCAAAAGTCAAAGTGCTACACAAGTCATAACAGCAAAATTTTGACAAGCAGGTTCTTTATGGAAGTGTGTTGGGACTCATATGAAATTTGAGAGTGTTCACTAAGATCCGAGTCGTTCAGTATAGAAGCCTACTCCTAAAGGAAAGTTCTTATACCTCGATGaagtaaaactttttaaaaaacaaatttattatgcTCTAGTTGCTTGGGGCAACTTTTCCAATATTGATAGAGTACTATACTAATGTTTTAGGCTTCCATTTATAGGgaagaaaaatatcattaacaTCTATATTATTGTAATCTGCATAGTCCTTAAAAATTCAGGTACTAGAAATGATCATTTCTGGTATCGGGATGACCGTTTGCTTCTTCACAATGATATTAATTTAATCTACAACTGGTGCAAGATTAATAGGCTTTCTAATATTGAAAAGTGCAAAAAGATGTCCATTCATGACTATACATTAAATGGTACAATTCTTTCTAATCGTGATTATGTTCGTGATTCACTATTGACAAGGAATTTAACTTTTGCAAATCATATAGATAACAtcataaagtcatttttaaaatttcttggttTTATTATAAGAGCTACATATATCAAGTAGAATCATCTTATTTAATTCCCTATAATAAAATCGCGATTACTTTATGCGGCTCCTTTCTGGTATCCAAACTATAGTGTTCACATTGTTAGACTGGAATCTGTCTAACGTAAATTTCTTAATCATACCGCTTTTAAAACTGATGGAGTTTATCCCAAACAAGGATGCTTTCCATTCATCAGGAAACCAGTTGTGcaagtttgctttttcttttcaaattatgtAATGTTATATTAATTCCCCGGAATTGCTAGTAGCTCTATACTTTTTTATGCCTTACATTAATACTAgaagacaaaatattttttacttacaaacATAGAGCACAAATTTAGCAAAGAAAGAGCATTTATACAGGGCATGCTCTTGGATTAACTTGGTTCATTTGAGCCTGGATGTCGATTTTGTTTGTCCAACTATTTGACTATGATAGTCCTCTAAACACTTCTCTTTTCTCTAACTTTTTTGAAGGAAAAGATCGGAGAGTTTAAATTTTATGCCGGAATTCATATTAACACTGTATATACGGTGTTACTTTGGAGCTAAATTACATAATTTGAAAGGGAATTCCTATACTTATTTTAGATGAAAAAGTTACAACGTTTGTTTTCTAAGATCCATGGTCTTAAAGCTTTATTTCATttccaactaaaaaaaaatcaaaaatagctTGAGTTATTCGAACTGGGTTTGAGCACAAGATGTTATGGCATAGCAGTTTTATTAGATATTCACTTACTTTTTTCAGCAGAATAACAAACTGTGATTTTCTGTGAATTACTCATCACTCATAAACAGAAAATGCCCTTTTCATTGCcagtaattattgttttattaacttttatttatttttaataacattttgttttattttaatttattattttattacagttatgtttattatatgaaaaattgtAGTATCACAAAAAGTCTGCACCATACATAAAATTTGTCTTAAACATTTTGCTGTCAGACActgtaaaatcattttatttttagttcagGTCCAATTTTTGGAGCGGGTGCAGATCTGTTAATATCCAACAATTGCAACAGTAATATGGACAGTTACTCGAATCTCCCTCACACTTACGATGGTGACGGCGCCTCATCCTCAATTTTTATGGGCGATTATAATTTTGCGGTGGCAGATTATGAAGTCTTTACCCCTTTAAATAACGGACCCAAGTACTCAAAAGCCGATAGGTACCAATAATAGAGGCTATTACATTTAGACTTGATGCCACATTTTGCCCTTATTTAGTTGtagtaataagtttttttttaatttaaaagtattgtcttataaaatcaaaaaacatttttcactgATTTGTATTATGTAGAATAAACTTTTTTCAGGATATTTATTGtatgtatgatttttattagaacattattaagaaaacaggtGATTTTTGaatcacattttatattaactacattattattataggtTTTTATAATTAGCCGCTTTcaaaatagttatatttaattgaaCCCCTTtgctgaatttaaaataaatttttgccaAACATTCCATTCGATTGTATCGTCTTATTTATTGCACCAGTACGTATTTAATTGGAATAAAGTATGTAATAGACTCTACAGATTATACAATTTGATATAAATATGGTATATTTTTTCTATCCTCTTTGAGCCTAGGGCTAACCACCAGCAGATATTGCGATGACGTGGACCAATAAATTTTGGATCAACGTAAAATACCCTTAAATCAACGACTTATTTTAATGTCATAAATTAAACCTTGTAGGTTTctgtaagtaaataaaatttatacataATCAGACAATATATCTGATGTAAAGTGcgttaaaaaagaaagaaaatgtgctatattacgtaagacaaaacaaaatctggTGTACAAGCAtcacaaaaactaaaaaattccaaattcactttaaatttcaaacaaacaacatctaaaacattttaccataaaatttacacacattaccaaaattaattataacaaaacagattaaaaaaaataaaaaaaagcatctttttgataaatttgattaaaaaataagtaaagctgtcaataaaaccgaatttagaggaagtaaattaaaatatttaatagaaacaaacctaaaacactaaaatgatgtcagagcacaggtcaaaaggtatcattaaaaaaatcgtcaaggctataatatgccctggataataaaagcgatttgaatttcttaatttctaaaatttgtctgatacatagggtataacatggttgtaaatttttttgctaaggtatataagtgagttcttggtgagggaggatatAGTGATTGGTAAggaaaaatcgttaacctggcgagtcatatgaccagtgttagaggaaggtttaggacatttataaataagagtagctgttactaagataaaaagagttaggattttttgagatacctataaagagaggtttacaagaatctcttaacccagcggaacataggtatctaactgcctttttttgaatcacaaaaattatgtttaataatcccttattgcttaaaccccaaaaaggcaagccataacgaagatgggactcgataagagaaaagtacactgaacgtgcaactacccctcccaacTCATGcaccgccattcttactgcaaagcatccagaggataattttgatgcaagatttaagATGTGATCCTAAACGAAGTGAGACGAGTGATTTAAGATATGAaacgaaggcgaccatcaatggtaataccaaggaacttacagctttctttgtattGCAAGGGAGacttttcactaaacataaggccctgaacgtcacacttaaatctcataataaaggttttgcccacattaaatacaagcctgtttgcagcacaccactccgataaaatcttaagatccttaaaaacctgggctctaacattatcagaatctctatgattccataaaatggtggtatcatcagcaaagtgaagcactttgccctgcagttttaatgaacccaaatcatttacatagagcaaaaataatagtggtcctaacactgaaccctgaggtacttcagttttaagggatctgaaatgagataaacatccagatactgtaactctttacAAGTGTCTACGTAACAACTTTTCCGATGGAGCGCACTGTTTCGCCCCATCAGCGTCGCCTGGTCGCCCCGTGGCCCCGTCGATTCATTTAAATATGTACCTGTACTTTATATTATCCTGTATTGATtgtatttagatattaggttttTGAAGCCGAACGGAATggttgttttgattttgatagatTTAATTATACTGGTGACACGTTATTGAGTTATTTTACGGATATACCtggtagtaataaaatatgttttgttttattactacaTGCCTACCTTATAAggggtttcaatttttttctagtcgggcccgtcgatttttgtttcaaaaatttcaaaaatagtacAGAAGGGGTGACGTTTAGTACGATCGATTATCAATCAACGATATCGATTAGCAATCACTCAACGATATTAGAATTTAGCCGGTAAAAACTGCGTTGAAAGCCTTTTCTGGATAGATGAGATCTAAGAAACTAgcgcttttttaatattatttttttataaaattgttagttGATGGATTAATCTAGACATCTgtagaatcaattttttgaaatttaaattctaaacagCTAAAATATAGCGTggaaaattaccttaattttctgtatgtttaagcattgttttttatatgattttaggcctaatttaaaaaaataaaactacggAAGTCTAGTTTTCTCCTTTctgaacaaatttaaaaaaaaaaatttaaaaccccATATCAAAAAACCTTTTAGATTCTTAGATCTCATCTCTCCAGAAAAGCCCTTTTTTCGCAGGCGTATGAAGCCTCTTTTTTTGGGCGACTCTCTGTTTGTAAggttgtaattttaatttttgtaagttATACTTTTTTTGGCGAATGTGCACCTcacgttattttaataaattgttaaaagttgaTCCAGagcttataattttatttagaaatactacctacatatttaatatatcaataccaaaagtagattattatattttattttctggtttttggcttgtcttttaattagcattttattactTCTATGACTGCATAATTTCAGCTGGccaaatgaaacttttaaaactaggtattttattaaatttgtccttattctaatttaaaatcataaagctATCTCCTCCCTTTATTAAGGTACCTACCTAGGGGTTGCTGGTTGCCGGGTTAATTCCAGAAGGTTggtgaatataataatattgtattgtCATAAAACAAGAAATGAGTGTATTGTCATAAAAAAAACCAAtgtttgtgtaaaattttgttagAATCGGTTAAGTAGAAGTAGTTCAAACGTCAAAAAATTAGtgcaatatttgaaacaatCAAAATGTACATATATTTTAGATAGGGGCTAAAGAtgaataaaactgttaaaaaacagattttattaatactaatatacctaaaataactcaattaaCGTGTCACCAGTAAATCTATCTAAATCAAAACAACCATTTCAGCTTTCAGCCtcgaaaaacgttttatttattatacaggtaGGTAATACAATTTCAGCGATGGCTTGGCGGGGCCACGGGGCGATAAGGCGACGGGGCAATACCAGTGCGCTCTATCTGAAAAGTTGTTACGTAGACTCTTGTTAACTCTTTGgatacgattagacagataggattcctgccattgcaatgccacacctctaaagccataattactGACCTAAGACAGCAGTAAttcatgatctacacaatcaaatgccttggataaatcgcaaaacactgccgccgcggactctcctgaatttaaggacacatagacactgtCCAAAAAGCgtaaaacagcgtcatgagtcagCGTTAAGTCAGATGACTCTTTGCTATTCGTTAAAAGTAACATTGTCGTAAGAATCTCACCATAATTAAAGTGTAAAgttgacaaaaataaaagtgtatggtatttaaagattaacttctAATGGCAgaaatttgctaaattttttttaaatacctaaaaaatgaGTCATCTTAAATCTACAGGATCTTGCAGTTGTTGAGTATTTAACTTTtggtaaaaatacactttttcttcataataatttaaattccttTTAATCTTACTATTAATGAATCCATAAGTTGCTGATTGAAATGCTCTTTctcaaaatattcttttaactATGACACTTCAGTACAgcaagattaaaaaaatgttaccaTACAGGGCATGACAAGATTTCACTCGTTTTTTAAAGTGTGTACACCATTTAGTTCTTTACGCAACTTCTTTCTatggataaaaatataaaaaaaattatatggtgATAGATATGAAAATAActttctaaattaataaaacttcctggatattttaaacaaaaaagatcATATAAACAATAATAGGTCATTTTTATTCTTCAAGTTAATAAAAACCATCTAAAAACACTAAATACACTCTCTTAGTAATCACAGGATCCATCCAGCCAGCCATCCCTCCACCTCTCATTAACTTTTGAACAATCAAACACTTCCTTTCCTATTTTCACGTTCACTTTGTTATGTAGTCTACATAACCATTGACTTAGTGCTTCCTGAGAATCGACTTTTGGAGGATCGATTTtaagtctaaaaattaaattataacaagAATTTGCTCAAATACAAGCAAACTATTTAACCTACTCTTCTCTAAGATCCTCGGCACAATAGTGGCAGGGGTAAAATTTGGCAAAAACATTGAAGAAAGTCTTCATATCGGTTTTTTGAGCCTGACTAGGTTGTACTGGATAATTTGCTGCCATTGTGTGTAAGAGGCCCCATGATTTGTTCCCCAATTCATCTTTATCTAGTGGACAGTCACTTCGTCGTCTTGTGTAACCACTCTGTAaggaattataataaattagaaaCAATTTCAGTGCTGAACTAAGCacatatttccaattttattagTCAAAAGATGCTAATTTGAGAATAACCACTCCTTAAGTCACTGAAATAGTCTGGAAATAAAACTGTTTTCAATGCTCATTATCTAAAAAACCTTTAAACTGTCTCTTTTTGATAAACATCTACCACATCTGGAAAAATTCTTCTTGCTAacttgctaaaaaaaattaatttctttcctttcaattttttctctatttctGAATTATGCCTGGGCCATTCAtattaaagttcatttattcaTATGTGTTTGTACTAtcaagtttaaatataattccaataaaaaattcatccattCTTGTTGCATTCAGTTAAGTTGTTCAGACTTTTCAAATATAGTAAATGATATGAAAAATTATACATGTGTTTTAAAGGATACcttctattttaaaaactatctaCAGTTATAGCAATAATGTCTattatattttagtaatttaaaaagtatttagtaaAATTACAGTAGAATGCTGATTATCTGTTCTATAACATCCCATTATTCACATTGCATTGCATTTTTGAGGTTTTATCAAAATAGTAGTACCatatatgaaataaatgaaatatatctttattaagtaggtacatctaatatacataaaaacaaaactatactaaataagtaacttaactaggtaacaaaaaaaaaataaacaaaaaataataataagcacaATTTCACCCTcttgaaaaacaaacaaataaatgaatttccaCCAACCACATTAGTTTATTGCCCTAATTCGCCAATTcccaaattaatttatattattcaaactaatttatattattcatataattGTTTAGAACAGTTTTAAACCGATCAAGAGATTGTGATTCCTTTATTTCTCGAGGAagactattatatttttgaaaacccttaaaaaacaaagaattcatagtacttctaaaatttgctattggaataaaaatatcatcactATTTCTTGTAGGGTAATCAtggacattttttattaaaagtaatgaaCTGTTTGAAATAAGGTGGCGCTAAATCATTTACAAtcctatatataaaaatcatagaaagaAAGCTAAACCTTCTCTCAAAAGAAAACCAATTTAGAGTGTTGAGCATAAAGGATATTGGTGTAAGGTGGTGTGCATTTAACACACCCTCATGCCCCGATTCTGAAGTTTCTGAAGTCTGTTAGTCcggtttatattaaataaatactgcaCTGAGACACAAAAGTCAAAATGTGGTTGAATGATAGTATTATAAACCATTAATTTAGATTGATAAGATAGACTTGTTGATATTCTactaaaaaagaacattttttttgcagttttcttTTCAATGTAATCACAATGAGTTTTAAAGTTA from Anthonomus grandis grandis chromosome 8, icAntGran1.3, whole genome shotgun sequence includes:
- the LOC126739380 gene encoding FAD-linked sulfhydryl oxidase ALR encodes the protein MNRRPSPLDNDQCRSCSSFSDYIKATKKKKDAENGITGAVTGDSGNSNNSGYTRRRSDCPLDKDELGNKSWGLLHTMAANYPVQPSQAQKTDMKTFFNVFAKFYPCHYCAEDLREELKIDPPKVDSQEALSQWLCRLHNKVNVKIGKEVFDCSKVNERWRDGWLDGSCDY